In one Vanacampus margaritifer isolate UIUO_Vmar chromosome 11, RoL_Vmar_1.0, whole genome shotgun sequence genomic region, the following are encoded:
- the LOC144060834 gene encoding uncharacterized protein LOC144060834 — MRIHAVTFLVTFVLWWTCSVLSQCPTNWRRYKEHCYYFSKDYQSWQRALHSCYSKGGLLASIWDRNEQNWVRSQFPRNAIWIGLWRAYQYNSEWKWVDGTLYFQVVSQWGPGPLHEKPSSGYCTVITQSGWYTKDCDRYLAYICKRPVDETPSLACPKCPDLTCPALPNLTCPALPKCPDLTCPALPNLTCPALPTSHPPHYPLTSTTAPPTNREPEICTSSASGMACSSHNVTCSCMLPVLANLKDGFRGALDDGLSVNRSIVIRGRAYPKAETLIVDLLSPDDDAIALHLRFNFESRTVVLNSRVDGSWGKERLENFPEQRPFGPGLDFKIVIWCDADTFRLTFNDIHQMDHKYQIQDLRSIKWLEVWSALLTSIQLM; from the exons ATGAGGATTCATGCAGTGACTTTCCTTGTTACCTTTGTCCTTTGGTGGACTTGTTCAG tGCTCTCCCAATGTCCGACCAACTGGCGGCGCTACAAGGAACACTGTTACTATTTCTCAAAGGACTATCAGAGTTGGCAAAGAGCTCTACACAGCTGTTACTCCAAGGGAGGCCTCCTGGCCAGCATTTGGGACAGAAATGAGCAG AACTGGGTGCGTTCACAATTTCCCAGGAACGCTATCTGGATCGGCCTGTGGCGTGCTTATCAGTATAACTCAGAGTGGAAGTGGGTTGATGGAACGCTTTACTTTCAAGTAGTGTC GCAATGGGGTCCTGGTCCGCTGCACGAAAAACCTAGTAGCGGATACTGCACTGTGATAACGCAAAGTGGTTGGTACACCAAGGACTGCGACAGGTACCTGGCCTACATCTGCAAGCGCCCTGTGG ACGAGACCCCATCCCTTGCCTGTCCGAAATGTCCTGATCTTACATGCCCCGCTCTTCCTAATCTTACCTGTCCCGCCCTCCCGAAATGTCCTGATCTTACATGCCCCGCTCTTCCTAATCTTACCTGTCCCGCCCTCCCCACCTCCCACCCTCCCCACTACCCACTGACGTCGACCACCGCTCCGCCGACCAATCGGGAGCCCGAGATCTGCACGAGCTCGGCCAGTGGGATGGCGTGTTCCTCTCACAACGTCACATGCTCGTGCATGCTCCCCGTGCTTGCCAACTTG AAAGACGGATTCAGAGGTGCGCTCGATGACGGTCTCAGCGTGAACCGCAGCATCGTCATCAGAGGACGAGCCTATCCCAAAGCAGAGAC GCTCATCGTCGACCTGCTGAGCCCCGATGACGACGCGATAGCGCTCCACCTGAGGTTCAACTTTGAAAGCAGAACCGTCGTGCTCAACTCCAGGGTGGACGGCTCGTGGGGTAAAGAGAGGCTGGAGAACTTTCCAGAGCAACGCCCCTTTGGCCCCGGACTCGACTTCAAG ATTGTCATCTGGTGTGACGCTGACACTTTTCGCCTGACCTTTAACGACATCCACCAGATGGATCACAAATATCAAATTCAAGACCTGCGAAGCATCAAGTGGTTGGAGGTGTGGTCTGCGTTGCTGACTAGTATCCAGCTGATGTGA